The Klebsiella sp. RIT-PI-d genome contains the following window.
CATATGATTTTCTGCTTCGTCTGGGACAGCAGCTGCTTCAGGGCGGGTGCGAGCGCTGGAAAACCCGGCTTTCACCCTGGTTATACGGTGCCCGGCAGCGTGTTCCACTGCGGGGGTTGATGTTCAGCCTGGCGGATCCCCCTTCCGGTCATCAGGATGGCGCAGAAAACCACGTACACGCGCTGACGTTCCCGCCTGCCTGGCAGGGCATTCTTGATGACTGTACCCGCGTGCGCGGCCGCCGGGTCGGCATGGCGTGGGCGCAGATGCTGGCCTGGTCGTTAATGGCAGTCACCGGGCTCTGGGCCGCAGGATTGCTGCTCTCCTTTGGCCTTAATTATCAGCAGATGTCGTCGGTGGCAAAAAAAGCCCGTGCGCTGGTGGAACATCCTGCCGTTTCTGATGCTCAGCTGACCGCCCTGCATGAATTACGCAACGATGCAGGCCGTCTGCAGTACCGTTATCAGCACGGTGCCCCGTGGTATCAGCGCTTCGGGCTGGACCATAATCAGGCGCTTCTGCGCGCCATGCTGCCGTGGTACGGGGTCGCCAGCAATCGTCTTATCCGCGATCCTGCCAGCGCCGCGTTGCGTCAAAAACTCAACAGGCTGGTGGACTCCGCGCCGGACAGCGAGCGCCGCGCGGCGCTTGCCGGGCCAGGTTACGACCAGTTAAAAGCCTGGCTGATGATGTCCCGCCCGGACAGGGCAGACGGCGCGTTTTATGCCCGGACGATGAAAACGGTTCAGCCCACGCTCAGGGGCGTTTCTCCCGGGCTGTGGCAGAGTCTGGCACCCGATTTATGGGCGTTTTATATCCATGCGCTTCCCCATAATCCACAGTGGAAAATCATCCCGGACAGCACCCTGGTCGCCCGGAGCAGACAAGTTTTACTCCGGCAAATCGGTCAGCGTAACGCCGAAAGTACGCTGTACCAGGAGATGCTCAACGCGGTACGCCGCAACGTTGCCGATGTCACGCTTGACGATATGACGGCCGGAACCGATGCGCGCCGGCTGTTCACCACCGACGAGGTTGTTCCCGGCATGTTTACCCGTCAGGCGTGGGAAGGCGGCATTCAGCAGGCTATTGACACCGCGGCACATTCCCGCCGGGATGAAATTGACTGGGTACTGAGCGACAGCCGAAACGCAGTTTCCTCAGACCTGTCGCCGGAAGCCCTGAAAGCGCGTCTGACACAACGTTACTTCACCGACTTTGCCGGCAGCTGGCTGAACTTTCTCAACAGCCTGCGGCTTACCCCGGCAAACACCATTGCTGACGTGACCGACCAGCTGACGCTGATGAGTGATGTCCGGCAGTCACCGCTGATTGCCCTGATGAACACCCTGGCCTGGCAGGGCCAGACGGGGCAGCAGAGCGAAGGCCTTTCGGATTCTATTATCAAATCGGCAAAAGATTTGATTGGCCGTGATGACAAACCGGTTATCGACCAGCGTGCCGCCGGTCCACAGGGGCCACTCGATGACACCTTTGGCCCGCTGCTTCAGCTTCTGGGGAAAAACCGCGCGGGTAACGTGATGTCTGCGGATGACACCCTCAGCCTGCAGACCTATCTGACCCGCATCACCCGGGTGCGTCTGCGTCTGCAGCAGGTGGCAGGCGCCTCTGACCCGCAGGAGATGATGCAGACCCTGGCGCAGACGGTGTTTCAGGGAAAAAGCGTGGACCTGACCGACACCCGGCAGTACGGCAGCCTGATGGCGGCGAGCCTCGGAGAAGAGTGGAGCGGCTTTGGCAACACGCTGTTCGTACAACCGCTGACCCGGGCCTGGGAAACGGTTCTGCAGCCATCAGCCGCCAGCCTTAACGACCGCTGGCGCCGCTCGCTGACCGCGAACTGGCACACCGCCTTTGACGGGCGC
Protein-coding sequences here:
- a CDS encoding ImcF-related family protein; the encoded protein is MKRIVVLMKKSGLWFWSVSIIILLVCAVMCWQIWQHPEHIGLLPGSLKHKSWLISLCAGTGIMTACLLLMFFSTRASGKNHFTHDVKQALGDDAFAPVKLTRTETLWQAELLAIKTHLRRRYAFFWRCNVRLLLVTGDDTAIAQLVPGLKEKQWLEGNRTVLIYGGSLTAQPDSEKYAALRKLRRSRPLDGIVRVIGENQHLTPQITDHDLRGLEKIGEQLRYQPPVWLWQLCDSAWSQSGRLTQSVGITLPARAVPEDIVSQLSALLPQLRAQGLAQVAENRAYDFLLRLGQQLLQGGCERWKTRLSPWLYGARQRVPLRGLMFSLADPPSGHQDGAENHVHALTFPPAWQGILDDCTRVRGRRVGMAWAQMLAWSLMAVTGLWAAGLLLSFGLNYQQMSSVAKKARALVEHPAVSDAQLTALHELRNDAGRLQYRYQHGAPWYQRFGLDHNQALLRAMLPWYGVASNRLIRDPASAALRQKLNRLVDSAPDSERRAALAGPGYDQLKAWLMMSRPDRADGAFYARTMKTVQPTLRGVSPGLWQSLAPDLWAFYIHALPHNPQWKIIPDSTLVARSRQVLLRQIGQRNAESTLYQEMLNAVRRNVADVTLDDMTAGTDARRLFTTDEVVPGMFTRQAWEGGIQQAIDTAAHSRRDEIDWVLSDSRNAVSSDLSPEALKARLTQRYFTDFAGSWLNFLNSLRLTPANTIADVTDQLTLMSDVRQSPLIALMNTLAWQGQTGQQSEGLSDSIIKSAKDLIGRDDKPVIDQRAAGPQGPLDDTFGPLLQLLGKNRAGNVMSADDTLSLQTYLTRITRVRLRLQQVAGASDPQEMMQTLAQTVFQGKSVDLTDTRQYGSLMAASLGEEWSGFGNTLFVQPLTRAWETVLQPSAASLNDRWRRSLTANWHTAFDGRYPFADSKSDASLPMLAEFIRRDSGRIDRFLATELSGVLHKEGSQWVPDSAHSQGLAFSPAFLRAVNQLSQLSDILFTDGSQGIRFELQARPSPEVVETRLTIDGQHLHYFNQMADWQSFRWPGETFKPGTLLTWTSTRAGARLFGDYTGTWGLIRWLEQGQRRQLDRSQWMMSFTAPDERTLQWVLRSQLGKGPLALLDLRGFKLPDRIFNVDATAAAQAFDTNSDITDMDGAE